A stretch of Synechococcus sp. WH 8020 DNA encodes these proteins:
- a CDS encoding YcjF family protein — translation MPVPSISTKKLIPSIAGKLALAGGSLVFGSWVLSDIVHLPGGGAGLLALGAGVWWVTRPSKPASFSEPSSLPGWIRRCEAVLAQFSELELSLGLDGLRSSREQELDRLKALHEPLSVGVVVSEGGTHPTTSELQIALEGVHSLELCIAKPLPVVADAWSWPQELEELDVILYGLPMPLRAADLLRLEQLPTDRPAWLLIRDSVHQSREARQEALSCQLPKQWCDRLLFWSGESADLRQGLLPVRSHFVQPSRSREITKQRLLTSLHRRWQAELEQLRRERFRSLLQRSQWIVAGVVIASPVPSVDLLAVAVVNGLMVKDMAQIWGCSWSSEVLQVVARQLGTAALGQGVVEWSGQALLGMAKLDGGTWLAAGLIQGLSAAYLTRVVGASMADWMALNAGVAEPDLEDLKRQAPLLVAKAAERERLDLPGFADQAKEWLKSQRYAGA, via the coding sequence ATGCCGGTTCCATCAATCAGCACCAAAAAGCTGATTCCATCCATCGCAGGGAAACTTGCTCTGGCTGGAGGGAGCCTGGTATTTGGAAGTTGGGTGCTCAGCGACATTGTTCACCTCCCTGGAGGAGGTGCGGGGCTACTGGCTTTAGGGGCAGGCGTCTGGTGGGTGACCCGCCCCTCCAAGCCTGCCTCTTTTTCTGAGCCTTCTTCCCTCCCTGGTTGGATCCGTCGTTGTGAAGCGGTGCTCGCGCAATTCTCGGAGCTTGAGCTTTCATTAGGTCTGGATGGGTTGCGATCTTCCCGCGAACAGGAGCTGGACCGGTTGAAAGCTCTGCATGAACCTCTCAGTGTCGGAGTGGTCGTGAGTGAGGGTGGCACTCATCCGACCACGTCCGAGCTCCAAATCGCGTTGGAGGGTGTCCATTCACTTGAGCTCTGTATTGCGAAGCCGTTGCCAGTGGTTGCTGATGCCTGGAGCTGGCCTCAGGAGCTAGAAGAACTTGATGTGATCTTGTATGGACTTCCAATGCCTCTTAGGGCAGCTGATCTTTTGCGGCTTGAACAGTTGCCAACGGATCGTCCTGCTTGGTTGTTGATCAGGGATTCTGTCCACCAATCTCGCGAAGCGCGACAGGAAGCCTTGAGCTGTCAGTTACCTAAACAATGGTGCGATCGACTCTTGTTCTGGAGCGGTGAGTCAGCTGACTTACGGCAGGGCTTGCTTCCCGTACGAAGTCATTTCGTTCAGCCTTCTCGGAGCCGAGAGATCACCAAGCAACGGTTGTTGACCTCTCTTCATCGGCGCTGGCAAGCGGAGCTGGAGCAGTTGCGTCGTGAACGCTTCCGATCGCTGCTTCAAAGAAGTCAGTGGATTGTGGCTGGTGTTGTGATTGCCTCCCCTGTTCCAAGCGTTGATCTTCTGGCTGTGGCTGTGGTGAACGGCTTGATGGTGAAGGATATGGCTCAGATCTGGGGCTGCTCCTGGAGCTCTGAGGTGTTGCAGGTTGTGGCGCGCCAATTGGGGACTGCAGCTCTTGGTCAGGGCGTGGTGGAGTGGAGTGGCCAAGCCTTGCTCGGGATGGCCAAACTTGACGGTGGTACTTGGTTGGCGGCGGGACTGATTCAAGGCCTCAGCGCTGCTTATCTCACCAGAGTTGTGGGAGCGTCAATGGCGGATTGGATGGCCCTGAATGCAGGAGTTGCCGAACCTGATCTTGAAGATCTGAAGCGTCAGGCCCCATTGTTGGTAGCGAAGGCCGCAGAGCGTGAACGCTTGGATCTCCCCGGTTTTGCTGATCAGGCAAAGGAATGGCTCAAATCACAGAGATATGCTGGTGCTTGA
- a CDS encoding cation diffusion facilitator family transporter, with amino-acid sequence MARDRRHEVKRVLLVALIINVAMTLLKLLVGVASGSLAVIADAMHSATDALSSLTGLITNGLSDPKPDRDHPYGHHKYEGIGALAVAGFIFFTAIEILITSSERLAQGLPELRINATELLLLLLVLVFNLLLASYERRQGRRLNSPLLLADAHHTTSDIWTTVIVLVGLTGAWLFKISWLDVALAMPLAVLLIRVCWQVLRDNLPWLVDHIAIAPEAINEQALGVPGVLNCHDIASRGILGQQVFIDMHMVVDVDDLIAAHQITERVEERLESRFGPVRCTIHLEPRDYAEQVITFRGTHG; translated from the coding sequence ATGGCCCGCGATCGTCGACATGAGGTCAAACGGGTCCTACTGGTGGCCCTCATCATCAACGTGGCCATGACGTTGCTGAAGTTGCTGGTGGGTGTAGCTAGCGGATCGCTGGCTGTCATCGCTGACGCGATGCACAGCGCAACCGACGCCCTTTCAAGCTTGACAGGACTGATCACGAACGGGCTTTCGGATCCGAAACCGGATCGGGATCATCCCTATGGCCATCACAAATACGAAGGCATTGGGGCTCTAGCGGTCGCCGGTTTCATCTTCTTCACCGCAATCGAAATCCTGATCACTTCAAGCGAGCGATTGGCTCAGGGTTTGCCTGAACTTCGGATCAATGCCACGGAGCTTTTGCTTCTACTCCTGGTGCTCGTTTTCAATCTTCTGCTCGCAAGCTATGAGCGTCGTCAGGGTCGCCGATTGAACAGTCCGCTGCTCCTCGCCGATGCCCACCACACCACGAGTGACATTTGGACCACGGTGATTGTGCTGGTAGGCCTGACTGGGGCTTGGCTATTCAAAATCAGCTGGCTAGACGTGGCGCTGGCCATGCCACTCGCAGTGCTTCTGATCCGTGTCTGCTGGCAGGTGTTACGCGACAACCTCCCATGGCTTGTGGATCACATTGCAATTGCACCCGAAGCCATCAACGAGCAAGCCTTGGGGGTCCCCGGAGTCCTCAATTGCCATGACATCGCCAGCCGAGGCATCCTGGGCCAGCAGGTGTTTATTGACATGCACATGGTGGTGGATGTCGATGATCTGATCGCAGCACATCAAATCACTGAGCGGGTTGAAGAGCGCCTGGAATCCCGGTTCGGACCTGTTCGTTGCACCATTCATCTCGAACCTCGGGACTATGCCGAACAAGTGATCACCTTCCGTGGGACCCACGGATAA
- the trpS gene encoding tryptophan--tRNA ligase has product MGRPRVLSGVQPTGALHLGNWLGAIRNWVDLQHDNDTFFCVVDLHAVTVPHQPNRLAEDTLSTAALYLACGLDPDQSTVFIQSQVKAHSELCWLLNCVTPLNWLERMIQFKEKAVKQGDNVSVGLLDYPVLMAADILLYDADLVPVGEDQKQHLELARDIAQQRINARFGSEDHPLLQVPKPLIMREGARVMSLTDGRNKMSKSDPNDNSRITLLDPPALITKKIKRAKTDPQMGLEFSNPDRPETDNLLGLYALLSGKGRTAAAEECAEMGWGTFKPLLAEAAVSALEPIQDRYNELMNDRAELENVLQQGRERAEGVATATVDRVRKAMGFLTT; this is encoded by the coding sequence ATGGGGCGTCCGAGGGTGCTCTCCGGCGTTCAACCAACAGGTGCTCTTCACTTGGGCAACTGGTTGGGCGCCATTCGCAATTGGGTGGACCTGCAACACGACAACGACACGTTTTTTTGTGTCGTAGATCTGCATGCCGTCACCGTTCCGCACCAACCAAATCGATTAGCGGAGGACACCCTCAGCACTGCAGCTCTCTACCTGGCCTGCGGTCTCGATCCAGATCAATCCACCGTTTTCATCCAAAGCCAGGTCAAAGCTCACAGCGAGCTCTGCTGGCTTCTGAACTGCGTCACTCCCTTGAACTGGCTGGAGCGCATGATTCAGTTCAAAGAAAAAGCGGTGAAGCAAGGCGACAACGTCTCGGTAGGTCTACTTGACTACCCAGTGTTGATGGCCGCCGACATCCTTCTCTATGACGCAGATCTTGTGCCGGTTGGAGAAGATCAGAAACAACATCTGGAATTGGCGCGCGACATCGCCCAACAACGCATCAACGCTCGCTTCGGCTCAGAGGATCACCCGCTTCTGCAGGTTCCCAAGCCATTGATCATGCGCGAAGGAGCAAGGGTGATGAGCCTGACGGATGGCCGCAACAAAATGAGCAAAAGCGATCCAAACGACAACAGTCGGATCACCCTTCTTGATCCACCCGCACTGATCACCAAAAAAATCAAGCGGGCCAAAACAGACCCTCAAATGGGTCTTGAGTTCAGCAACCCAGATCGACCTGAAACCGACAACCTCCTCGGCCTCTATGCGCTGCTGAGTGGCAAAGGCCGAACAGCCGCGGCCGAGGAATGCGCAGAGATGGGCTGGGGCACGTTTAAGCCCCTACTGGCAGAGGCCGCCGTGAGCGCTCTTGAGCCGATTCAAGATCGATACAACGAGCTCATGAATGACCGGGCGGAACTAGAGAACGTGTTGCAACAAGGCCGTGAACGGGCTGAAGGTGTGGCAACAGCGACCGTGGATCGCGTCCGCAAGGCCATGGGCTTCCTAACGACCTAA
- a CDS encoding glycoside hydrolase family 24 protein: protein MLSSFAKLPLAVLPAFRQASGVGVVSLVLLLGVGEGIHAERSSERLDQAEEVASALLQDVKTDHKASPYVITPERRALLNTIRFAEGTWKDGHDLGYRTLYGGGQFEDLSKHPEQVVVKRYVSAAAGAYQFLPTTWQEVSGRLSLPSFSPEHQDQAALHLVKRRGALNEVDQKGLTAEAMNSLAPEWASFPTHSGLSAYGQPVKSHAELANFYSENLQKLRQGA, encoded by the coding sequence TTGCTGAGCTCCTTCGCCAAGCTGCCCCTCGCCGTCTTACCTGCGTTCCGTCAAGCCAGCGGCGTCGGTGTTGTCAGCTTGGTGCTGCTTCTGGGCGTTGGAGAAGGCATTCACGCCGAACGCTCCAGCGAAAGACTTGATCAAGCAGAAGAAGTGGCATCAGCCCTTCTTCAAGACGTCAAAACGGACCATAAAGCCTCCCCCTACGTCATCACTCCTGAACGACGCGCCCTGCTCAACACCATTCGCTTTGCGGAAGGAACTTGGAAGGACGGGCACGATCTTGGCTATCGCACGCTTTATGGAGGCGGCCAGTTTGAGGATCTCTCCAAACACCCCGAACAGGTGGTCGTTAAGCGTTATGTCAGTGCCGCAGCTGGTGCCTATCAATTCTTGCCAACCACTTGGCAGGAGGTTTCAGGCCGTTTGAGTTTGCCCAGTTTCTCTCCAGAACATCAAGACCAAGCGGCTCTTCATCTGGTCAAAAGACGCGGAGCTCTCAACGAGGTAGACCAAAAAGGCTTAACAGCTGAAGCGATGAATAGCCTCGCCCCTGAATGGGCATCTTTTCCCACTCATTCAGGACTTAGTGCCTACGGTCAGCCCGTCAAAAGCCATGCTGAGTTAGCCAATTTTTATTCAGAAAATCTTCAGAAGCTTCGCCAAGGCGCCTAG
- a CDS encoding DUF2605 domain-containing protein, with protein MNQEADELLKSLLDSLLNDFNHWFKRGQELLTACPDSVMTRVEREAMGVRIDEGLKAITATRALVNATPAAMAISMEAMTPWHQLVTEVWVLAARVSEANAKNSL; from the coding sequence ATGAATCAAGAGGCGGATGAACTGCTCAAGTCGTTGTTGGACTCGTTGCTCAATGACTTCAACCACTGGTTCAAACGTGGTCAGGAACTCCTAACAGCTTGTCCGGATTCAGTGATGACACGCGTTGAACGCGAAGCGATGGGAGTTCGAATTGATGAGGGCCTTAAGGCGATTACGGCTACAAGAGCCCTCGTGAATGCCACCCCTGCGGCAATGGCCATCTCGATGGAGGCGATGACTCCTTGGCACCAGCTTGTGACTGAGGTCTGGGTCCTTGCCGCCCGTGTATCCGAGGCGAATGCGAAGAATTCGCTCTAG
- the thrS gene encoding threonine--tRNA ligase translates to MAGLEQETVSSVAATTPAPIAPVILPKTSESENLLKIRHSMSHVMAMAVQKLFPKAQVTIGPWTEAGFYYDFDNPEPFTEADLKAIKKEMGKIIGRKLPLERIEVSREEAERRIKAQNEPYKLEILERLVEPITLYTLGEHWWDLCAGPHVANTSELNPKAFELESVAGAYWRGDETKAQLQRIYGTAWETAEQLSEHRRRKEEALRRDHRRLGKDLDLFSIEDEAGAGLVFWHPRGARMRLLIEDFWRQAHFEGGYELLYTPHVADISLWKTSGHLDFYAESMFGPMEVDERQYQLKPMNCPFHVLTYASKLRSYRELPIRWAELGTVYRYERPGVMHGLMRVRGFTQDDAHVFCLPEQISDEILQILNLTERILSTFDFSNYEINLSTKPDKAIGDDAVWELATKGLIEALERKGWAYKIDEGGGAFYGPKIDLKIEDAIGRMWQCSTIQLDFNLPERFELDYIAADGSKQRPIMIHRAIFGSLERFFGIMTENYAGDFPFWLAPEQIRLLPVTDEVLGYSEELQNQLKAAGIRASIDRSGDRLGKLIRTGEQMKIPVLAVIGAKEAEQGAASLRSRRDGDLGVITKERLIATAQSANQDRQASLSFDNSGSVGE, encoded by the coding sequence ATGGCGGGCCTTGAACAGGAAACGGTGAGCAGCGTCGCAGCAACCACCCCCGCACCTATCGCGCCTGTGATTCTGCCCAAGACCAGCGAAAGTGAGAATCTGCTCAAGATTCGCCACTCCATGAGCCACGTGATGGCCATGGCAGTTCAGAAGCTATTTCCCAAGGCCCAAGTGACTATTGGTCCCTGGACTGAGGCAGGGTTTTATTACGACTTCGACAATCCGGAACCCTTTACGGAAGCAGATCTCAAGGCGATCAAGAAGGAGATGGGAAAAATCATTGGCCGCAAGCTCCCGTTAGAACGCATTGAAGTCAGTCGTGAGGAAGCAGAACGTCGAATCAAGGCCCAAAACGAGCCTTACAAATTAGAAATTCTCGAGAGACTAGTCGAGCCAATTACGCTCTACACCCTGGGTGAGCATTGGTGGGATCTCTGTGCTGGGCCTCATGTAGCCAACACAAGCGAACTCAATCCAAAAGCGTTTGAGCTCGAAAGTGTGGCAGGTGCCTACTGGCGTGGTGACGAAACCAAGGCTCAGCTTCAGCGCATTTATGGCACGGCGTGGGAGACCGCCGAGCAACTGTCAGAGCACAGACGCCGCAAAGAAGAAGCACTCCGTCGTGATCACCGCCGCCTTGGCAAAGACCTCGATCTGTTCTCCATCGAAGATGAAGCGGGCGCGGGCCTTGTCTTCTGGCATCCCCGAGGCGCACGCATGCGTCTCTTAATTGAAGACTTTTGGAGGCAAGCACACTTTGAGGGGGGGTATGAGCTGCTCTACACACCCCACGTCGCAGACATCAGCCTCTGGAAGACCTCTGGACATCTCGACTTCTATGCGGAGAGCATGTTCGGCCCCATGGAGGTGGATGAGAGGCAATACCAGCTCAAGCCGATGAACTGTCCATTCCACGTTCTGACCTACGCCAGCAAACTTCGCAGCTATCGAGAACTTCCGATCCGATGGGCGGAGCTTGGAACCGTTTACCGCTACGAGCGCCCTGGGGTGATGCACGGGCTGATGAGAGTCCGTGGCTTCACGCAAGACGACGCCCACGTGTTTTGCCTACCCGAACAGATCAGTGATGAGATCTTGCAAATCCTGAATCTCACAGAACGGATTCTTTCAACATTTGATTTCAGTAACTACGAGATCAACCTTTCAACAAAACCAGACAAAGCCATCGGCGATGACGCTGTCTGGGAGCTCGCGACCAAAGGCCTGATCGAAGCCCTAGAACGCAAGGGCTGGGCCTACAAAATCGATGAGGGTGGCGGAGCGTTCTATGGCCCCAAGATCGACCTAAAAATCGAGGATGCCATTGGTCGGATGTGGCAGTGCTCCACCATTCAGCTCGATTTCAACTTGCCTGAGCGTTTCGAACTCGACTACATCGCTGCTGATGGAAGCAAACAGCGCCCGATCATGATTCACCGGGCCATTTTCGGTTCACTCGAACGATTTTTCGGAATCATGACCGAAAACTATGCGGGAGACTTTCCGTTTTGGCTCGCCCCAGAACAGATCCGGCTTCTCCCGGTGACAGATGAAGTTCTGGGTTATTCGGAAGAGCTTCAAAACCAGCTCAAAGCAGCTGGTATTCGCGCCAGCATCGATCGCAGCGGAGACCGTCTTGGGAAGCTGATTCGCACAGGAGAACAAATGAAAATCCCAGTGCTGGCTGTTATTGGAGCCAAAGAAGCTGAACAGGGAGCCGCGAGCCTGCGCAGCCGCCGCGATGGCGACCTTGGCGTGATCACCAAGGAACGCCTGATCGCAACGGCACAATCGGCCAACCAAGACAGGCAAGCATCACTTTCTTTTGACAACAGTGGGAGCGTTGGGGAATGA
- a CDS encoding DUF1824 family protein, whose protein sequence is MSDPAINGLADLNRLRSAPPLSAIERKNLKTELIAEMSHFAWFTVGVMASSSIEAMTCLRDLELAMGWPSMQLADETRIDSGVFLKANQSNGCIRIRAEEGLGQGFLLSGHQVESQHSGPTWGPLPLDLFRD, encoded by the coding sequence ATGAGCGATCCAGCGATCAATGGTTTGGCCGATCTCAATCGATTACGCAGTGCTCCTCCGCTGAGTGCGATTGAGCGGAAGAATCTCAAAACTGAGCTGATCGCTGAGATGAGCCACTTCGCCTGGTTCACGGTTGGCGTCATGGCCTCCTCATCCATTGAAGCGATGACCTGTCTTCGCGACCTTGAACTGGCGATGGGTTGGCCATCCATGCAGCTCGCGGATGAGACACGGATTGACAGCGGCGTTTTCCTGAAAGCCAACCAATCCAACGGTTGCATTCGCATCCGTGCAGAGGAGGGCCTTGGTCAAGGCTTCTTGCTCAGCGGACATCAAGTTGAATCGCAACACTCAGGTCCGACCTGGGGCCCCCTACCACTCGACCTGTTTCGTGACTGA
- the glk gene encoding glucokinase, with the protein MQATTYLAGDLGGTKTLLAIYSDQNGKLKQEHVQRYVSAEWTSLDSMLIHFLQTRPDTNSNPQTSCFAVAGPVKNRAAELTNLGWSISQESLKQSAGLEQVELVNDFAVLIYGLPHFSDRQQITLQAGLTKTSDSTQSEQGPVAILGAGTGLGMARGLPSNKGWIALPSEGGHREFAPRSNDEWALVQWLKRDLSLGRISVERVVSGTGLGHVMHWMLQQSEDTKHPLQEKAKAWRWNTPGQPDYHDLPASTCQYAKAGDQLANAAMTLWLSAYGAAAGDLALQELCTGGLWIGGGTAEKNQDGLKSMHFLNAMRQKGRFQPFLEGLTVRAVIDPEAGLFSAACRARELAESSGTLA; encoded by the coding sequence ATGCAGGCAACGACTTACCTGGCCGGGGATCTCGGTGGCACCAAAACGCTCCTAGCCATCTACAGCGATCAAAACGGCAAGCTGAAACAAGAGCATGTCCAGCGTTACGTGTCGGCGGAATGGACGTCTCTGGACTCCATGCTCATTCACTTCCTGCAAACGCGCCCAGACACCAACTCCAATCCTCAAACCAGCTGCTTCGCCGTCGCTGGCCCAGTTAAGAACCGAGCTGCTGAACTCACTAATTTGGGATGGTCGATCAGCCAAGAGTCGCTGAAACAATCCGCTGGTTTAGAGCAGGTGGAACTCGTTAACGATTTCGCTGTTCTGATCTACGGCCTTCCCCATTTCAGCGACCGCCAGCAGATCACCCTTCAAGCAGGACTTACAAAGACTTCTGATAGCACTCAATCCGAGCAAGGCCCCGTCGCCATTCTTGGAGCGGGAACGGGCTTGGGCATGGCTCGGGGGCTTCCGAGCAACAAGGGATGGATTGCGTTGCCCAGCGAGGGGGGGCATCGAGAGTTCGCGCCCCGTTCCAACGACGAATGGGCCCTTGTTCAATGGCTCAAGCGTGATTTGTCTCTAGGCCGGATTTCTGTGGAGAGGGTGGTAAGTGGTACCGGATTGGGCCATGTCATGCACTGGATGCTGCAGCAGTCGGAAGATACAAAGCACCCGCTACAAGAGAAGGCCAAAGCATGGAGATGGAACACACCAGGGCAGCCTGATTATCACGATCTCCCGGCTTCAACATGCCAATACGCCAAAGCTGGCGACCAGCTCGCGAACGCGGCGATGACGCTTTGGCTTAGTGCCTACGGAGCAGCCGCCGGAGACCTTGCCCTACAGGAACTGTGCACGGGTGGGCTCTGGATTGGTGGGGGCACGGCCGAAAAAAATCAGGATGGGTTGAAGTCCATGCATTTTTTAAACGCCATGCGTCAAAAGGGGCGCTTTCAGCCGTTTTTGGAAGGTTTAACGGTGCGCGCTGTGATCGATCCAGAAGCTGGTCTGTTTAGTGCTGCTTGCAGAGCACGAGAACTGGCTGAGTCGAGTGGGACACTGGCCTGA